The Vespula pensylvanica isolate Volc-1 chromosome 5, ASM1446617v1, whole genome shotgun sequence genome includes a window with the following:
- the LOC122629192 gene encoding exportin-1 yields the protein MATLAEQASKLLDFNQKLDITLLDNIVGCMYTGIGEQQRVAQEVLTTLKEHPNAWTRVDTILEYSQNQQTKYYALQILEQVIKTRWKVLPRNQCEGIKKYIVGLIIKTSSDPETMDTSKVYLNKLNMILVQVLKREWPKNWESFISDIVGASKTNESLCQNNMAILKLLSEEVFDFSSGQMTQTKAKHLKDTMCSEFSQIFQLCQFVMDNSQNVPLVAVTLETLLRFLNWIPLGYIFETKLITTLIFKFLNVPIFRNITLNCLTEIAAVTVTSYDDMFVALFINTMQQLEQMLPLETNIREAYAVGQNQEQNFIQNLAMFLCTFLKEHGQLIEKKQLNETLLKALHYLVLISEVEEVEIFKICLEYWNGLLADLYKDHPFVAPSPLFMSKSMTISHRRVFYCPVLTKVRYIMISRMAKPEEVLVVENEHGEVVREFMKDTDSINLYKNMRETLVYLTHLDYVDTERVMTEKLQNQVNGSEWSWKNLNTLCWAIGSISGAMHEEDEKRFLVTVIKDLLGLCEQKKGKDNKAIIASNIMYVVGQYPRFLRAHWKFLKTVVNKLFEFMHETHDGVQDMACDTFIKIALKCRRHFVTTQVGEALPFIEEILSTISSIICDLQTQQVHTFYEAVGYMISAQTDTLVQEQLIEKYMHLPNQVWDDIICQASKNVDVLKDSEAVKQLASILKTNVRACKALGHPYVIQLGRIYLDMLNVYKVMSENISAAIALNGETVMKQPLIKSMRVVKKETLKLISDWVSKSIDPQMVLENFIPPLLDAVLLDYQKTNVHCAREPEVLSAMATIVNKLEAHITSEVPKIFDAVFECTLEMINKDFEEFPEHRTNFFLLLQAVNNHCFPAFLSIPPAQFKLVLDSIIWAFKHTMRNVADTGLQILFQLLRNIEQHEQAAQSFYQTYFTDILQHVFSVVTDTSHTAGLTMHATILAYMFTLVELGRIQVPLGPVPDNTLYVQEFVARLLRTAFQHLTDNQIKITVQGLFNLDQDIPAFKEHLRDFLVQIREYTGEDDSDLYLEERETALRLAQEEKRRQQMAVPGILNPHEMPEEMQD from the exons AATCagcaaacaaaatattatgcCTTACAAATCTTGGAGCAAGTTATTAAGACACGGTGGAAAGTACTACCTAGAAATCAATGTGAgggtataaagaaatatattgtaGGCCTCATTATAAAAACGAGTAGTGATCCAGAAACAATGGATACTTCTAAAGTTTACCTCAACAAATTGAATATGATCTTAGTGCAG gTATTGAAACGAGAATGGCCAAAGAATTGGGAATCTTTCATTAGTGACATTGTTGGAGCAAGTAAAACAAATGAAAGCCTTTGTCAAAATAACATGGCAATTCTCAAACTTCTCTCAGAAGAAGTATTTGACTTTTCTAGTGGTCAAATGACACAAACAAAAGCTAAACATTTGAAGGATACAATGTGTAGTGaattttcacaaatttttcaactttGTCAGTTTGTCATGGATAATTCACAGAATGTACCATTAGTAGCAGTTACTTTGGAAACGTTATTAAGGTTTTTGAATTGGATACCACTtggatatatttttgaaactaAACTGATAACTACTCTAATATTTAAG TTTCTAAATGTAccaatatttagaaatattacaCTTAACTGTCTCACAGAAATTGCTGCTGTTACAGTAACGAGTTATGACGACATGTTTGTTGCATTATTCATAAATACGATGCAACAATTAGAACAAATGCTTCCACTCGAAACAAATATAAGAGAAGCATATGCAGTTGGACAAAATcaagaacaaaattttatacaaaatttggCAATGTTTCTTTGCACTTTTTTAAAAGAGCATGGTcaattaatagaaaagaagcaattaaatgaaacattatTGAAAGCCTTGCATTATCTTGTGTTAATCTCAGAGGTTGAAGaagttgaaatattcaaaatttgttTAGAGTACTGGAATGGTTTATTAGctgatttatataaagatcATCCGTTTGTGGCACCTTCACCTTTGTTTATGTCGAAGAGTATGACAATCTCACACAGAAGAGTCTTCTACTGTCCAGTTTTGACTAAAGTCAGATATATAATGATTAGTAGAATGGCTAAACCTGAAGAAGTTTTGGTGGTTGAAAATGAACATGGAGAAGTTGTACGAGAATTTATGAAGGATACTGATtctattaatttgtataaaaatatgagagaaaCTCTTGTATATCTTACTCATTTGGACTATGTGGATACTGAACGTGTTATGACAGAAAAACTTCAGAATCAAGTTAATGGTTCGGAATGGTCTTGGAAGAATCTCAACAcg CTATGCTGGGCAATAGGTAGTATTTCTGGTGCAATgcatgaagaagatgaaaaaagatttttagtAACTGTAATTAAAGATTTACTTGGATTATGTGAACAAAAAAAGGGTAAAGATAACAAAGCTATAATTGCCAGTAATATCATGTACGTTGTTGGACAATATCCAAGATTTCTTAGAGCTCAttggaaatttttgaaaactGTTGTGAATAAACTCTTTGAATTTATGCACG agaCCCACGATGGAGTACAGGATATGGCCTGTGATACATTCATTAAGATAGCTTTAAAATGCAGGCGACATTTTGTTACAACACAGGTTGGTGAAGCATTGCCATTTATtgaagaaattctttcaaCAATTAGTAGCATCATTTGTGATCTTCAGACACAGCAG GTACATACATTTTATGAAGCTGTTGGTTATATGATAAGTGCTCAGACAGATACATTAGTTCAGGAACaactaatagaaaaatatatgcatttgCCCAACCAAGTTTGGGATGATATTATATGCCAGGCTTCAAAA AATGTTGATGTGTTGAAAGATTCTGAAGCAGTTAAGCAACTTGCTAGTATTTTGAAGACAAATGTTAGAGCTTGTAAAGCTCTAGGACATCCATATGTGATACAATTAGGAAGAATATATCTGGATATGTTGAATGTTTATAAG GTTATGAGTGAGAATATAAGTGCTGCAATAGCTTTGAATGGAGAGACAGTGATGAAACAACCTTTAATCAAGAGTATGAgagtagtaaaaaaagaaacattgaaaCTAATTTCAGATTGGGTTAGCAAATCTATTGATCCACAAATG gtattagaaaattttataccaCCGTTACTGGATGCAGTATTACTGGATTATCAAAAGACAAATGTTCATTGTGCTAGAGAACCAGAGGTACTTAGTGCTATGGCTACTATAGTAAATAAATTGGAAGCTCATATCACTAGTGAGGTACCTAAAATATTTGATGCCGTGTTTGAATGCACTTTAGAGATGATTAATAAAGACTTTGAAGAATTTCCCGAACACAGAACaaatttcttcctcttactacag GCAGTGAATAATCATTGCTTCCCtgcatttttatcgattccaCCAGCACAGTTCAAACTAGTGCTTGATTCTATTATTTGGGCTTTTAAGCATACAATGAGGAATGTAGCAGATACAGGATTGCAGATCTTGTTTCAGCTTTTACGAAATATCGAGCAGCATGAACAAGCTGCACAAAGCTTTTATCAGACATATTTTACGGATATTCTTCAACATGTATTTAGTGTAGTAACAGATACATCGCATACCGCAG GCCTTACAATGCACGCTACTATTTTGGCATACATGTTTACATTAGTTGAGTTGGGAAGAATACAGGTACCACTTGGACCTGTGCCTGATAATACATTGTACGTTCAAGAATTTGTAGCGAGGTTACTCAGGACTGCTTTTCAACATTTGACTGATAATCAGATTAAAATAACAGTGCAAGGTTTGTTTAATCTTGATCAAGACATCCCAGCATTCAAAGAGCATTTGAGAGATTTTCTTGTACAGATAAGA GAATACACTGGCGAAGATGATTCTGATCTTTAtttggaagaaagagaaacagctTTACGATTGGctcaggaagaaaaaaggcgACAGCAAATGGCAGTACCGGGTATTCTGAATCCACATGAAATGCCAGAAGAGATGCAGGACTGA